In Mycobacterium stomatepiae, the following are encoded in one genomic region:
- a CDS encoding class II glutamine amidotransferase domain-containing protein: MCGIVGLHLRNPELYPQLGSLLTAMLCEMQDRGADSAGVAIYGHSDWSPPGYGCVSLLDVSVESDVIGAALTERLGVHVNAGYLDDILLLSAPLDATPLLEAARAVLPDPLIAGFGKDLTVLKGVGTPRELSVHWGLPDAHGWQGVGHTRMATESAVTPGGAHPYAVGPEQCLVHNGSFSNHATIRRELSRAGVRFDSENDTEVGARFVAKQLAEGRGIEAALKELCATFDGFYTLLVSNHDSFAVVRDAIACKPAIIAETDDWVAMASEYRALSGLPGVGSARVWEPEPEVVYVWTR, translated from the coding sequence GTGTGCGGAATCGTAGGGCTGCACCTCAGAAATCCTGAGCTGTACCCGCAACTTGGTTCGTTGCTGACGGCGATGCTGTGCGAGATGCAAGATCGCGGCGCAGACTCCGCCGGAGTAGCCATCTATGGGCATTCCGACTGGTCCCCACCGGGATATGGCTGCGTGAGCCTCCTCGATGTCAGTGTCGAGTCCGACGTCATCGGCGCCGCGTTGACCGAACGGCTCGGTGTCCACGTCAACGCTGGCTACCTCGATGACATTCTGTTGCTGAGCGCGCCACTGGATGCGACGCCGCTCCTCGAAGCGGCGCGGGCCGTGTTGCCGGACCCGCTGATTGCGGGATTCGGCAAGGACCTCACGGTGCTCAAGGGCGTGGGTACGCCACGGGAACTGTCTGTGCACTGGGGATTACCGGACGCGCATGGATGGCAGGGCGTGGGGCACACCCGGATGGCGACCGAATCGGCGGTCACTCCCGGCGGGGCGCACCCCTACGCGGTCGGGCCCGAGCAGTGTTTGGTGCACAACGGGTCGTTTTCCAACCACGCCACCATCCGCCGTGAACTGTCCAGGGCCGGTGTGCGATTCGACAGTGAGAACGACACCGAGGTCGGTGCCCGTTTTGTCGCCAAGCAACTGGCCGAGGGCCGCGGCATCGAAGCCGCGTTGAAGGAACTCTGCGCGACGTTCGACGGCTTCTACACGTTGCTGGTCTCCAACCACGACTCGTTCGCGGTGGTGCGCGACGCGATCGCCTGCAAACCGGCGATCATCGCCGAGACCGACGACTGGGTGGCGATGGCATCGGAATACCGAGCTTTGTCCGGGTTGCCGGGCGTCGGCAGCGCACGAGTGTGGGAACCCGAGCCGGAGGTGGTTTACGTATGGACGCGATGA